TGCTTTCCTGCCGTGGATCGGCGCTGTCTTTTGCAGTGCCTGAAAAAGGCGTTACCAATGTAATGGTAAACGTGGCATCAGGATTTGCTGATACATCAAAAAAATCAGCCGATTTTAAATGACCCAATAATTTTTCATTGGCTTTGGCATCGGAACCCGGAGGACCCGAAACAACAATGCTTGTCATATCAAGTACAAAGTTGCCACCTGTAACATTGCCATCCTGTACAATTAATTCCCCACTCTTTACATTTAGCGTGCCTGTATGGTAGGCAGTTACTTTTGTAGCTACCCATTCAACTTTGCTTGCTGCGGCATCTACCTTAAAACTTGTACCCGCAGTTGTAGTTACTTCCTGCGCCTCCGTTGTCTCCGCTTTATCCGATTTCGGTGCATCGGCGCAGGCTGTAAACAAAAACAGGACTGCTGCCGGTAAATAGGAAATTTTCATATGTTTTTATATATACAATATCAAACAACATACCCTTTTCCACTTTCATAGAAATTTCATGTAAATAATCAGCCGTTTGGTGGTCTATTGCGGATTGTGATTGTTTTTAATCTCTATTTCCACTTTATCATTTGGACAACAGGTTTTTAAAACAATGATTGTTGTACGTCCGTTGCTGTGATGCTGGTACTGCGTTGTTTCACCTCGTTGCAGGTTCGGGAAGTTTTCTTCCGATTGCTTCCAGCCCGGAAACAGGTTTTTCAAAATGGTGGCCCACTGCATGTAAACTCTGTATGAATTTGCTTGTGCGGAGGAATGAATGATCTCGGCATGGTAGGTATAATTGTCTACATTCTTCACCGAGTTATTTTTTTGTACCTGGTTGAAATTATTCTTTTGAATGTAAGCGTTCTTAAATCCAAGCTGCAGCAATGGGGCATAATATTCACTTTTGCTGCTTCCTAAATTATCATACATTGGTTTATTGTATGGTGTTATCAGCTTCCCTTTTATATCATAAAAACTTTCGTTGGCTCTAGCTACAAGTTTTAATAACAGCGGATTGATTTTTTGCGGATCGGTTGAAGGTTCCTGTGTTCCAAATGATCTTATGCGCATCATTGCGGCATTGTAGTAATCACGGGTATCCTGCCTGCTGTTGATTTTGCCATACCATCGTGTGGCTTCATCCAGATCTTGCTGAACACCGTTTGTCCCTTTTTCATACATATCGCCCAGTTCAAATTGTGCTGCTGCAAAACCTCCATTTGCAGATTTTTCAAGGTAATGCAATGAGCTGGTAAAATTTCCTTTTCCCCGTTCAAGCATGGCCAGGTAATAACTGGCTTCCCTGTTGCCCTTATCAATTGCCTTCAGGTATAATTCTTTTGCCTTTTGTTCATCTTTGGGCACTACCTTACCGTATTGGTGATAGTATCCCATGGCGAGCATGGCCGCAGCATCACCAAAGTCTGATGCTTTTTTTGTCCATGCAATTTGCTGAATGGAATCTTTTTTTACACCCAACCCTGTTTCAAAACAATAAGCAATGGTGCGCATGGCTTCTGTATTACCACGCTCTGCTGCTTTGTTCAGCCACTCTATTCCTTTCGCATAACTTTCAGCACTTCGTGCGGGATCAGAAAGATAACAGATTGCCAGGTTCAACTGTTGTTGCGGAGTAAGCTGATTACTATACTTCAAATAAATGCTTTTCGCTTCTTCATATTTTTTGCCATACTGGTATTTTGTATCTGCATCACGCAATTCTTTTAGTACAGATTCAGATTGGGAAAAACCACATTGAAAAGAAATAAAGAACAATAAACACAAGGTTAAGTGTTGCAAACCTTTTTTCATGAAACGAATAATTGAAACGTTATACAATTGGTTGATTGTTGTTGCCGAACTTTTGCAGCAGCTCCAGAGCTTTTGGCTTATGCTCACCTAAATCTGAAATGCGTATGAACAGATCAACATCATACATTTTTTTGTTCAAACGCAGCAGCGGACGTAACCAGCTGTTTGAATAAAACCTGTATTGCTCAGGGTTTTTCAGTTTTATGCCAATGGCTGTTTCTAACACAGGCCCGGGCAAATTACCCTGCGTTGTTTTTACTTCAACCGCCTTTATTTGTTCCACATTATCCCAACTGATAAAACCACTCGGCACACCGCCGGGATTGTAGGCAAACCCTTTTTCATTCATATCAAGAACATAGGGCTGCGTAATTAAAATACGTGCAATAAAAAACAGGACAATGGAGCCGATTCCCATTATAAAGGCTGTAATAATATAAGCCGGAAGATCAGGTTCCGGAGCCTCATCACGCAGATACAAAGCCCAGCAGCAAACGTACATGAGCAGCAATACCACAGCAGCAATAATTACATGTACAATTAATTTATGTTTTATACGAAGCTCATTCATGTCGGGTAATTTAAGTTGAGTAAAGTGCGGTTCACTTACCTGCTGTGATCGTTATTTAATTTCATATTGAAAACTGAACGGAACACGTATCTCTTTTCCAATAGAAGAATAAAATATAAATTCTCCCAGGGCGTTAACCACACCTTTTTTCCCGGCATCACGGAAGCTGAAGGAAATGGGTTTCATAAAAACAAAACTGATTGCCTGAAAAAATAAAAATATGCGGGCAATTTAAAATCCATAACATAAACAGCCAATACCCACAAAGGAGTATTTTTTCAGGTACAGGAATCTGCATGTATGCTTTTTTCAACCGGCAGAAAGTTTGCTAAGTTTAGCGCCTTTTGCTTTCAGCAACCGAAGCTTTTTCTGATTGCTTTTGTGCATGTGCCGTTGGTGAAAACACACAACGACGGCGGACTGTGATGATGCACTCAACTTTGTGCAACTGTCAACGATTTGCAACAGCAACAAGGGCAAGAGCCCCCACTATTCCCACTACGATGTTAGCGGTTCGGGTATTTGCTTTATTGGTCTGCTCATTCATCATTTAGTTGTCTTGTCAGCACTAACATATGTTTTGCCTGAATACTATTTTCATAAATCGGTTCAGCATAGTTGTTTGTAAAAAAGTGTCTTTTTATACCAGTTATTTCAAAGCCAAGTTTCTGATATAAATAAAGTTGTCCAACACTTGAATTTGCTGTCCCTATACAAATACTTCTTTGTTTGTTAAGCAAAGCAACCTGAACAGCATTTTCTATTAATAAACTACCAATTCCTTGTCCTTGAAATTCCGGTTTTACAGCAACGTTTTTGATTTCAACTGTTTCGGTTGTCAATGGGAGCAATACAATAACACCAATAGTCTCATCATTTTTTCTTGCGGTATAAATTTCTGACCGTTTCAGGTATTCATTAATTAAGTCCTTTGATGGGTCTGCAAGCAACAAAAGCTCGTAAGGTACTTGGTCGTCCTTGCCAAGTTTTTCAAAAGTTATCCGCTGGTCTTTATATTTCATTCTTTTTTTTGCGTTGATGTCGTTCGTTGCCTTACCGCTAACGGTTTGGGCTTGGCGAAGCAGGTATTAGAAATACAAATGTTTATATCAGAAAAAATGTACAATAGAATTGCAGATGCTCAATTTATTCCGTCAGCCATGCTTTTGCCAAATCCTTATTATGTCTTCGTTGTTCTTTCATTCTGTCGGCAAATAAAGTTTCATTGTTCCTTTTTTAAACAACACTTCGTCCAAATGTCCCATTTTTTGCAGGTCAGTTGTCATTAAGTGCATATGTAAAAAAGTGTCGTGATGCGTAAAAATTGCTTTATGTTCGGTTGAGAAGAAACCAATTATTTCTGTTTGCTCGTTTTTGAGTTTGTAATTTTTTTGTACTTGATGTACTTCGTCTGGCGAACTTACTTTTGAACCTTTCGGTAAATTCAAAATGTGTATTGTTGCTTGTTCAACTGCCCCAATGAGTTTGAACATAAAAGGTCGGGGTGAATTTTTAGTCGCTTTGTCGAGGTAGGTTTCAAGTTGTTGAATAGTCTGAATACTGTCAGGTAAAATTTGCTCAGTCCAATTTGAAATGTTTGCGTAACCGAAAAATGGAGCTTTAATGTTATAGGTTTCTTCAACTTTCATTGTCGAGTCAGACGTAACAGTTGATTTATAAGATTTGCCATCTATAATTAAAATTTCTCCCGCTAAATATTCAACGGGGCCAAGTCCGTACAGATTTGCCTTGTTGGAAATTGTGTCAAGGTTTATGTTCCCATAAAGTTTTCCTTTCCACATTACGTTTTTCATCTCTCCAACAATTTTCACTTCGTTAGTTGGCTGTTGTGCTTTGGTGGTGCAATTCATGAAGATCAAAATTGTCAGTCCTAGAAGTGTTGTTTTGAAATTCGCTTTTATCATTTATTTTCTGTTGTTTCGGTGTTGCTCTACAATGAGGCATAACGGGCAGGGCTTTGTGCAGGTTGGGAATTCGTATTTCGTCTGCCGATAACCGCTGTCATTGAAAACATGAAATTGAATGTAAGAACTAGTATTGAGATTAATCCTTTACGCCCGGGGTCTCACGCAGGGAACATTGGGACTTATATATTTTGAATTCCGGGGTCGGTTGCACCAGGCCCCGCCGGGCCAACGAAAGCCGTCGCAGGCCTTTTAGGTATTATTCCTGTAGATATCAATAAAAGCAACAGAACAATGAAACTCACAAAAAAAGTAACAGGTTGGTTAAGTGACCCTATAAATTCAGTTAGAGGTTGAATCAGGCCGTTCTTAATCAGGATCGAGTTAATAAAGTCGTTGATAATAAAAAACGAACTACATAACAATGTCGGCCATCCATATTTTCTGTCTTTCAGGAAAAAAAGAACGCCAACAAAGAATGTGATATACATTCCATACCCAAGTAGATGGGGAGCTACTGCCAGCAGCAAAAAGAAAATACTAATACCCAGCATTAATACAACGGTACTTATAAGAAACGCAGCATGTATTTTTCTTCTTTTTTTAAGGATAAATGCCATTAAAATGATTAGCGCTAATTCTATTGGTGCTAACACATTTTGTACAATCATAAAGTCACCTTCACCCGAAACCAGACCTCTGTGAGCCGAATGAATGGCTAATATTGCTACCTGGGCAACTAATAAAGGACCAAAAAATAAAATGGAGAGTCCAACACGTTTGTGTATTGCAGGTTGTTTATTCCCGATAAGGCTGAGCTGGTAAAGCATCAAAAACAACCAACTGAAATTAACTATTACGTGAAATGTTTGGTGGCCATTAGGTTTTGCTTCAGCCCCAAAAAAGATATTCCAAAAACCTGAAACCGTTAATAAGATGGTTGTTATTATAAGCAGATATTCGAAAACATATTTTTTAAAATTTTTCATTTCAGGCGATAAATCATTGGTTGGAAATGTGAGGTGAACTCTAAATTATACGCCACTTTTCATAAAACCAAATTTCCGTTGCCTTTGTTCGTGCCTTCACACACCATTCGTTTGCCCGGGAATTTCACACAATGGACCTCGGGATCTATATAGTTTCACTTCCGGGGTCGGTTACACCAGACCCCGGGCCGACAAAATTCTAACTGGGGGTCGATTTTTGCAAGTGCCGTTACAGGTAATCGCTAAAATGTTTGTTGAGCAGATCGTGAAGCATTTGTTTCGTAAGTGGTTTTGTTTCAAAGCCGGTTACTTCTTCAATTTCTTTTGCCTTTTTTATATGATCGGGATTGGCAGAGGTGGTTAATATCACCAGCACCACTCTGGCTTTCTGCTCTTTGTTGAGCTGTTTGTAATGTTCCAGGAACTCCCAGCCGTTCATCTTTGGCATGTTCAGATCAAGAAAAATAATTTCCGGCACCTCCAGGTTTTCATTCTTCAGGTAGGCCAATGCTTCCAAACCATTTAAGGCAATATCAATACGGTGGGCGATGTTCATTTCATCTAATATCACCTGGTGATACAAGTTATCATCATGGTCGTCATCAACCAGTAATATACAATTGAGTTTTTTCTTCATAAGAGGTCCGTTATGTGGTGGGTTATGTGGTTGGTAAACTAAAGTAAAACGTACTTCCTTTGCCCGGCTCCGATTCAATCCAGATTTTACCGCCGTGAAGTTCAACAATTTTTCTGCATTGAGCAAGCCCTATGCCGGTGCCGGGAAATTCTCTCCTGCTGTGTAAACGTTGAAAAATAATAAAGATGCGTTCTTGGTATTCCTGTTCTATACCAATACCATTATCGCTTATTGAAAAAAGCCAGTGGCTCCCTTTCTGCACTGCTGAAATGTTTACCACTGGAGTGGTGCCGGGCTTCTGAAATTTGATTGCATTGCTGATGAGATTTTGAAAAAGCGATTGTAAATAACCAAAGCCATTTACAACGGGCAATGCAGCAACATGTATTTGTGCCCCGCTCTCTTTTATTCTTGCCTGCAGTGATATGAGTACTTCATTCACCAATTGATTGCAATCGATCCTCTTTTTTTCAAGATCGTTCCCAAGGCGTGAATATTCAAGCAGATCAAAAATAAGTTGCGACATGCGCTGCACTCCGCCCATTACCAAACCCATATAATCGTGCACCTTTTGATCTGGATGCGTTTCAAGTTTGCGTTGAAGCAATGAGGTAAAATTGCTGATACTCCTCAGCGGCTCCTGCAAATCGTGCGAAGAAACATAGGCAAACTGTTCAATCTCTTTGTTCTTGCGCTCGAGTTCAATGGTATAGTCAAGTATCTTTTTCTCTGCCTTTTTTTGTTTGCTCACATCAAGGTAAGAAGTGATGGTATAGGGTTTGCCATCGATTTCTATGAGATCGTAATACAGTACGGCGTCAAATGTATTCCCGTCCTTTTTTGTGTATAGCACTTCAAGGCCGTTATTGCCCATGGCCGTTTTTAATTTGATCAGCAGTTTCACATTCTCCTCGGGCGGTAATGTCTGCAACTCCTCCACCGAACGGGTTTCGTTAAGATAAGATAGTAAAATAGGATATACTCTTGCCTGCTCCTGCGGCGAGAGTAATTTTAATTCATCTGATGTATGGCCAATTACTTCTTCTTTACTGTAGCCGAATAATTTCTGGAAAAGATCGTTTACAAATACAATTTTATTTGTGCCGATCTCCGAGAGGGTTGTGGC
The DNA window shown above is from Lacibacter sp. H375 and carries:
- a CDS encoding GNAT family N-acetyltransferase, whose protein sequence is MKYKDQRITFEKLGKDDQVPYELLLLADPSKDLINEYLKRSEIYTARKNDETIGVIVLLPLTTETVEIKNVAVKPEFQGQGIGSLLIENAVQVALLNKQRSICIGTANSSVGQLYLYQKLGFEITGIKRHFFTNNYAEPIYENSIQAKHMLVLTRQLNDE
- a CDS encoding YceI family protein — encoded protein: MKISYLPAAVLFLFTACADAPKSDKAETTEAQEVTTTAGTSFKVDAAASKVEWVATKVTAYHTGTLNVKSGELIVQDGNVTGGNFVLDMTSIVVSGPPGSDAKANEKLLGHLKSADFFDVSANPDATFTITLVTPFSGTAKDSADPRQESISKYKVTNPTHTVSGNLTLKGVTKNITFPAQLTISGNSANAVAKFNINRQDWNIVYPGKPDDLIRNEVHLGIALKATN
- a CDS encoding tetratricopeptide repeat protein, which gives rise to MKKGLQHLTLCLLFFISFQCGFSQSESVLKELRDADTKYQYGKKYEEAKSIYLKYSNQLTPQQQLNLAICYLSDPARSAESYAKGIEWLNKAAERGNTEAMRTIAYCFETGLGVKKDSIQQIAWTKKASDFGDAAAMLAMGYYHQYGKVVPKDEQKAKELYLKAIDKGNREASYYLAMLERGKGNFTSSLHYLEKSANGGFAAAQFELGDMYEKGTNGVQQDLDEATRWYGKINSRQDTRDYYNAAMMRIRSFGTQEPSTDPQKINPLLLKLVARANESFYDIKGKLITPYNKPMYDNLGSSKSEYYAPLLQLGFKNAYIQKNNFNQVQKNNSVKNVDNYTYHAEIIHSSAQANSYRVYMQWATILKNLFPGWKQSEENFPNLQRGETTQYQHHSNGRTTIIVLKTCCPNDKVEIEIKNNHNPQ
- a CDS encoding sensor histidine kinase; its protein translation is MREPSIKTRITLIIVLIVLLLAGTMLLSISTIKKVKSNLEVQVQTRTAVIALKDNFSLLLDAETAERGYIITADSSYLEPYYETVKRIDSNTNQLRTLLSAHLVQQTNLTALEKFITLKLAYIEKLISLKNRGNEKEIANVMRSNEGKHIMDDIRTVNRRMQEEELNRFQGRTVSTAESIERARTVFLFEGILSLLITLILAIIIAKEFQRRKKIEQELKVSSERFFKIFNENPIATTLSEIGTNKIVFVNDLFQKLFGYSKEEVIGHTSDELKLLSPQEQARVYPILLSYLNETRSVEELQTLPPEENVKLLIKLKTAMGNNGLEVLYTKKDGNTFDAVLYYDLIEIDGKPYTITSYLDVSKQKKAEKKILDYTIELERKNKEIEQFAYVSSHDLQEPLRSISNFTSLLQRKLETHPDQKVHDYMGLVMGGVQRMSQLIFDLLEYSRLGNDLEKKRIDCNQLVNEVLISLQARIKESGAQIHVAALPVVNGFGYLQSLFQNLISNAIKFQKPGTTPVVNISAVQKGSHWLFSISDNGIGIEQEYQERIFIIFQRLHSRREFPGTGIGLAQCRKIVELHGGKIWIESEPGKGSTFYFSLPTT
- a CDS encoding response regulator: MKKKLNCILLVDDDHDDNLYHQVILDEMNIAHRIDIALNGLEALAYLKNENLEVPEIIFLDLNMPKMNGWEFLEHYKQLNKEQKARVVLVILTTSANPDHIKKAKEIEEVTGFETKPLTKQMLHDLLNKHFSDYL
- a CDS encoding acetolactate decarboxylase, whose product is MIKANFKTTLLGLTILIFMNCTTKAQQPTNEVKIVGEMKNVMWKGKLYGNINLDTISNKANLYGLGPVEYLAGEILIIDGKSYKSTVTSDSTMKVEETYNIKAPFFGYANISNWTEQILPDSIQTIQQLETYLDKATKNSPRPFMFKLIGAVEQATIHILNLPKGSKVSSPDEVHQVQKNYKLKNEQTEIIGFFSTEHKAIFTHHDTFLHMHLMTTDLQKMGHLDEVLFKKGTMKLYLPTE
- a CDS encoding STM3941 family protein encodes the protein MNELRIKHKLIVHVIIAAVVLLLMYVCCWALYLRDEAPEPDLPAYIITAFIMGIGSIVLFFIARILITQPYVLDMNEKGFAYNPGGVPSGFISWDNVEQIKAVEVKTTQGNLPGPVLETAIGIKLKNPEQYRFYSNSWLRPLLRLNKKMYDVDLFIRISDLGEHKPKALELLQKFGNNNQPIV